A stretch of Pomacea canaliculata isolate SZHN2017 linkage group LG6, ASM307304v1, whole genome shotgun sequence DNA encodes these proteins:
- the LOC112567024 gene encoding uncharacterized protein LOC112567024 isoform X2: MSSEILPEVGAPEDCLAMISPDDIETIRTLFQQRPDLWDDFKTLTEVVDCLNEHVTDYQKIHGLLNRIYGSTSVNLNKGIEEFSRFAAAVQFAEKGVEFMRQTMTKKGLTYITQFTFPHPDVERSCLYMLRFMFHNYSCYSKEFATRLAKTGVLQDLMEDLKHMKDQSAERLEKGEAFKSVIAIVLNCCRTSDGLAIVMAMNIKEELKPFLSKDDLDIQTLALCTLSFLVEDHELDLLKVDKSLMQYCVQCIYGAADSKRKSHNGWLMEELLALLSRLVRNDSNKRLILRTGGLKMLGMVLETRTEMEQANAIMLLNKLAVETEGKLLMQAEASLLTTLSILESDENKSFREQAADLLKTIHKISVTPGQQEILTLLRDRVNTLAILDTSEIGFVLCQLQVLATGGRHSHKDFSAIQLLEVLSLFVKGNKQGQQITAQGLDTLCCYLRKGEDAEKRLVLGIVLDIVSDTEALRLVKNHSGFVSLLDGLRASENEELSQKANLILCAIDQKM, encoded by the exons ATGTCGTCAGAAATCCTCCCAGAGGTGGGCGCACCGGAAGACTGTCTAGCGATGATTTCGCCCGATGACATCGAGACGATCCGAACTCTCTTCCAGCAGCGGCCTGATTTGTGGGATGATTTCAAGACCCTGACTGAAGTTGTGGACTGTCTGAACGAACACGTGACAGATTACCAGAAAATACACGGTTTGTTAAATAGAATCTATGGCAGCACCAGTGTAAATTTAAACAAAGGGATAGAAGAGTTCTCTCGCTTTGCCGCCGCCGTACAGTTTGCAGAGAAAGGTGTGGAGTTTATGAGGCAGACGATGACAAAGAAAGGGCTAACGTACATCACACAGTTCACTTTCCCGCACCCGGATGTCGAAAGAagttgtttatatatgttaaGATTCATGTTTCATAATTACTCATGCTATAGCAAGGAGTTTGCCACAAGACTTGCAAAGACAGGTGTGCTGCAGGACTTGATGGAAGATCTGAAGCACATGAAGGATCAGTCAGCTGAGCGTTTG GAGAAAGGTGAAGCTTTCAAATCGGTCATAGCTATCGTACTCAACTGCTGTCGAACCTCTGATGGTCTGGCCATCGTTATGGCAATGAATATAAAGGAAGAACTCAAACCTTTTCTTTCCAAAGATGATCTTG atattCAAACGCTCGCACTCTGCACCCTCAGTTTCCTCGTTGAGGACCATGAACTGGACCTGCTGAAAGTCGACAAATCTCTGATGCAATATTGTGTCCAGTGTATCTACGGGGCTGCagactcaaaaagaaaaagtcataaTGGATGGTTGATGGAAGAACTCCTAGCCCTCTTATCGAGACTCGTCAGGAATGATTCAAACAAGCGTCTGATTTTACGAACTG GTGGGTTGAAAATGCTGGGCATGGTGCTTGAAACAAGGACGGAGATGGAGCAAGCGAATGCGATTATGCTTCTGAATAAGCTTGCAGTAGAAACAGAAGGCAAACTATTGATGCAG GCAGAGGCCAGTCTTTTGACGACTCTTTCAATACTAGAATCGGATGAGAACAAATCATTTCGCGAACAGGCAGCTGACCTTCTAAAGACAATCCACAAAATAAGCG TAACACCAGGCCAGCAGGAAATACTAACACTTCTAAGGGACCGAGTAAACACGCTGGCCATCCTTGACACCAGTGAGATCGGCTTTGTGCTCTGTCAGCTTCAGGTCCTCGCCACTGGAGGTCGCCACAGTCACAAGGATTTCTCCGCCATTCAGCTTCTAGAAGTCTTGTCACTCTTCGTCAAGGGAAACAAACAGGGCCAGCAGATAACAGCTCAAG GACTGGATACACTGTGTTGTTACCTGAGGAAAGGTGAGGATGCAGAGAAAAGACTGGTGCTTGGTATCGTCCTGGATATTGTGTCCGACACGGAGGCTCTCAGATTGGTAAAG AATCATTCAGGTTTTGTTTCATTGCTGGATGGACTCCGAGCTTCTGAAAATGAAGAGCTTTCTCAAAAGGCTAACCTCATCTTATGTGCTATTGACCAGAAAATGTAG
- the LOC112567025 gene encoding achaete-scute homolog 4-like, which translates to MDMRGRYGGYVDLHPVKMTSPTCEDLGIPTDLGDEGGSGLYPLLSRRIIHSPSIQLDGLRYEMESRKLADPYSPLCMIPLPGALALHAAVEPSFIRKRNERERERVRCVNEGYERLKEHLPLANKEKRISKVETLRGAIEYIRQLQQLLAVVPDSAECTPNTDTEDENRASTVKVKVGSQVRHDHSKHSGCGVGGGAEAKKRRDSSSPDHTGMSGCIPDDEHSHKKRRVTK; encoded by the exons ATGGACATGAGAGGCCGTTACGGCGGTTACGTTGATCTACATCCGGTCAAAATGACATCACCCACGTGTGAGGACCTGGGCATTCCCACAGATCTTGGCGATGAAGGAGGGAGCGGCCTGTACCCGCTGTTGTCTCGTCGTATCATTCACAGTCCCAGTATTCAGCTGGATGGGCTGCG GTACGAAATGGAGAGCCGCAAGCTGGCGGACCCTTACTCCCCCCTGTGCATGATCCCCCTGCCAGGGGCCCTGGCGCTGCACGCCGCCGTGGAACCCAGCTTCATCCGCAAGCGCAATGAGCGAGAACGTGAGCGCGTGCGGTGCGTCAACGAAGGGTATGAGCGTCTGAAGGAGCATCTGCCCCTCGCCAACAAGGAGAAGCGCATCAGCAAG GTGGAGACCTTGCGTGGTGCCATAGAATATATCCGACAGCTTCAGCAACTCCTCGCCGTCGTGCCAGACTCCGCGGAATGTACCCCGAACACTGACACTGAAGATGAAAACAGAGCATCGACAGTCAAGGTGAAGGTGGGCAGCCAGGTCAGGCATGACCACAGCAAACACAGTGGTTGCGGTGTTGGTGGTGGAGCTGAGgcgaaaaaaagaagagattcTTCGTCGCCAGACCACACAGGGATGTCTGGGTGTATTCCGGACGACGAGCATTCACACAAAAAGCGACGTGTGACAAAGTGA
- the LOC112567024 gene encoding uncharacterized protein LOC112567024 isoform X1: MHTMSSEILPEVGAPEDCLAMISPDDIETIRTLFQQRPDLWDDFKTLTEVVDCLNEHVTDYQKIHGLLNRIYGSTSVNLNKGIEEFSRFAAAVQFAEKGVEFMRQTMTKKGLTYITQFTFPHPDVERSCLYMLRFMFHNYSCYSKEFATRLAKTGVLQDLMEDLKHMKDQSAERLEKGEAFKSVIAIVLNCCRTSDGLAIVMAMNIKEELKPFLSKDDLDIQTLALCTLSFLVEDHELDLLKVDKSLMQYCVQCIYGAADSKRKSHNGWLMEELLALLSRLVRNDSNKRLILRTGGLKMLGMVLETRTEMEQANAIMLLNKLAVETEGKLLMQAEASLLTTLSILESDENKSFREQAADLLKTIHKISVTPGQQEILTLLRDRVNTLAILDTSEIGFVLCQLQVLATGGRHSHKDFSAIQLLEVLSLFVKGNKQGQQITAQGLDTLCCYLRKGEDAEKRLVLGIVLDIVSDTEALRLVKNHSGFVSLLDGLRASENEELSQKANLILCAIDQKM; the protein is encoded by the exons ATG cataCGATGTCGTCAGAAATCCTCCCAGAGGTGGGCGCACCGGAAGACTGTCTAGCGATGATTTCGCCCGATGACATCGAGACGATCCGAACTCTCTTCCAGCAGCGGCCTGATTTGTGGGATGATTTCAAGACCCTGACTGAAGTTGTGGACTGTCTGAACGAACACGTGACAGATTACCAGAAAATACACGGTTTGTTAAATAGAATCTATGGCAGCACCAGTGTAAATTTAAACAAAGGGATAGAAGAGTTCTCTCGCTTTGCCGCCGCCGTACAGTTTGCAGAGAAAGGTGTGGAGTTTATGAGGCAGACGATGACAAAGAAAGGGCTAACGTACATCACACAGTTCACTTTCCCGCACCCGGATGTCGAAAGAagttgtttatatatgttaaGATTCATGTTTCATAATTACTCATGCTATAGCAAGGAGTTTGCCACAAGACTTGCAAAGACAGGTGTGCTGCAGGACTTGATGGAAGATCTGAAGCACATGAAGGATCAGTCAGCTGAGCGTTTG GAGAAAGGTGAAGCTTTCAAATCGGTCATAGCTATCGTACTCAACTGCTGTCGAACCTCTGATGGTCTGGCCATCGTTATGGCAATGAATATAAAGGAAGAACTCAAACCTTTTCTTTCCAAAGATGATCTTG atattCAAACGCTCGCACTCTGCACCCTCAGTTTCCTCGTTGAGGACCATGAACTGGACCTGCTGAAAGTCGACAAATCTCTGATGCAATATTGTGTCCAGTGTATCTACGGGGCTGCagactcaaaaagaaaaagtcataaTGGATGGTTGATGGAAGAACTCCTAGCCCTCTTATCGAGACTCGTCAGGAATGATTCAAACAAGCGTCTGATTTTACGAACTG GTGGGTTGAAAATGCTGGGCATGGTGCTTGAAACAAGGACGGAGATGGAGCAAGCGAATGCGATTATGCTTCTGAATAAGCTTGCAGTAGAAACAGAAGGCAAACTATTGATGCAG GCAGAGGCCAGTCTTTTGACGACTCTTTCAATACTAGAATCGGATGAGAACAAATCATTTCGCGAACAGGCAGCTGACCTTCTAAAGACAATCCACAAAATAAGCG TAACACCAGGCCAGCAGGAAATACTAACACTTCTAAGGGACCGAGTAAACACGCTGGCCATCCTTGACACCAGTGAGATCGGCTTTGTGCTCTGTCAGCTTCAGGTCCTCGCCACTGGAGGTCGCCACAGTCACAAGGATTTCTCCGCCATTCAGCTTCTAGAAGTCTTGTCACTCTTCGTCAAGGGAAACAAACAGGGCCAGCAGATAACAGCTCAAG GACTGGATACACTGTGTTGTTACCTGAGGAAAGGTGAGGATGCAGAGAAAAGACTGGTGCTTGGTATCGTCCTGGATATTGTGTCCGACACGGAGGCTCTCAGATTGGTAAAG AATCATTCAGGTTTTGTTTCATTGCTGGATGGACTCCGAGCTTCTGAAAATGAAGAGCTTTCTCAAAAGGCTAACCTCATCTTATGTGCTATTGACCAGAAAATGTAG
- the LOC112567272 gene encoding putative nuclease HARBI1, whose protein sequence is MAAIILFRARQRRILRRERVFRDRINPIDKYDDAELLCKFRFSRQHILDLTDVVEKQLVHANRVGALPPVLQVCLALRFYAIGSFQSACGELLNVSQPTASRTISAVTQALLSLVPQGIRFPDQDEAELQKVKFYGIARFPGVFGCVDGTHIPIQSPPNNEHEYVNRKNVHSINVQVICDADMIFIDVVAKWPGSVHDSRVLRESGIFNAMEQVNQPVRGYLLGDSGYMLRTWLLTPILNPLTRSEQQYNNSHTSTRSTVECAIGVCKRRWSCLRKLRLSPAKACDVITVCFMLHNRARRLNLPEPDGDEGNNGNSSDDEDDDDNGNLHASEQARVAAGKAERQRVINKYF, encoded by the exons ATGGCGGCGATTATTTTGTTCAGAGCAAGGCAGAGGCGTAttttgaggagagagagagtttttcGCGATAGGATTAATCCTATTGATAAATACGATGATGCGGAACTATTGTGCAAGTTCAGATTTAGCCGACAACACATTCTCGACCTCACAGATGTTGTTGAAAAGCAACTTGTACATGCGAACCGCGTGGGTGCACTTCCTCCAGTGCTACAAGTGTGCTTAGCACTGAGGTTCTATGCCATAGGCAGTTTCCAAAGTGCTTGTGGGGAACTATTGAATGTGAGCCAACCAACAGCATCAAGGACTATCAGTGCCGTGACACAAGCTCTGCTAAGTCTTGTACCACAGGGGATTCGTTTTCCGGATCAAGACGAGGCAGAGCtgcagaaagtaaaattttatgGAATAGCACGATTCCCTGGCGTCTTTGGCTGTGTGGATGGAACTCACATTCCAATCCAAAGTCCACCCAACAACGAGCATGAGTATGTAAATAGGAAGAATGTACATTCCATTAATGTGCAA GTAATCTGTGATGCGGACATGATATTTATTGATGTTGTTGCAAAGTGGCCTGGCAGTGTGCATGATTCCAGGGTACTAAGGGAATCTGGGATCTTTAATGCCATGGAACAAGTAAATCAGCCTGTCAGAGGATACCTCCTTGGTGATTCTGGCTACATGCTTAGAACATGGCTGCTAACACCAATCCTAAACCCCTTGACTAGGTCAGAGCAGCAGTACAATAATAGTCACACCTCCACACGTTCCACTGTCGAGTGTGCCATTGGAGTATGCAAGAGGAGATGGAGCTGCCTTAGAAAGCTTCGATTATCACCTGCAAAGGCCTGTGATGTGATAACTGTATGTTTTATGTTGCACAACCGTGCTCGGCGGCTCAATCTCCCTGAGCCTGATGGTGACGAGGGCAATAATGGTAACTCTTCAgatgacgaagatgatgatgataatggcaACCTACATGCATCTGAACAGGCACGCGTAGCTGCAGGAAAAGCCGAAAGGCAGAGAGTGATCAACAAGTACTTTTAA